In Gallus gallus isolate bGalGal1 chromosome 8, bGalGal1.mat.broiler.GRCg7b, whole genome shotgun sequence, one DNA window encodes the following:
- the RXRG gene encoding retinoic acid receptor RXR-gamma isoform X3: protein MHKHSFLSDPLLLQQPGVDGRAEPKAPFMVESSEETGRGLEMQPGMQAPYSLEMGSFPHFYSPVHASSTSVSPSSSLSVGSTVDGHHNYLEAPTNASRALPSPMNTIGSPVNALGSPYRVIASSIGSHPVALSSSAPGMNFVTHSPQLNVLNNVSSSEDIKPLPGLPGIGNMNYPSTSPGSLAKHICAICGDRSSGKHYGVYSCEGCKGFFKRTIRKDLIYTCRDNKDCLIDKRQRNRCQYCRYQKCLAMGMKREAVQEERQRSRERSENEAESTSGGSEDMPVERILEAELAVEPKTEAYSDVNTESSTNDPVTNICHAADKQLFTLVEWAKRIPHFSDLTLEDQVILLRAGWNELLIASFSHRSVSVQDGILLATGLHVHRSSAHSAGVGSIFDRVLTELVSKMKDMQMDKSELGCLRAIVLFNPDAKGLSSPSEVESLREKVYATLEAYTKQKYPEQPGRFAKLLLRLPALRSIGLKCLEHLFFFKLIGDTPIDTFLMEMLETPLQVT from the exons AAGAGACAGGACGTGGGTTGGAAATGCAGCCAGGCATGCAGGCTCCTTACTCCCTGGAGATGGGCTCCTTCCCTCACTTCT ATTCCCCTGTTCATGCCAGCTCCACGTCTGTGAGCCCATCATCCAGCCTGTCCGTGGGGAGCACGGTGGACGGACACCACAACTACCTCGAGGCCCCCACAAACGCCTCCCGGGCGCTGCCATCCCCCATGAACACCATTGGGTCTCCAGTGAACGCGTTGGGCTCACCCTACAGGGTCATCGCATCCTCCATTGGCTCGCATCCCGTTGCTCTGTCGTCCTCAGCCCCGGGCATGAATTTTGTGACCCACAGCCCACAG ctcaaTGTGCTCAACAATGTCAGCAGCTCGGAGGACATCAAGCCCTTGCCAGGTCTACCAGGGATTGGGAACATGAATTATCCATCCACAAGCCCAGGTTCTTTAGCCAAACACATCTGTGCCATCTGTGGGGACAGGTCTTCAG GGAAGCACTATGGGGTGTACAGCTGCGAGGGCTGCAAGGGCTTCTTTAAGAGGACCATCCGGAAAGACCTGATCTACACCTGCCGTGACAACAAGGACTGCCTCATCGACAAGCGCCAGCGCAACCGCTGCCAGTACTGCCGCTATCAGAAGTGCCTCGCCATGGGGATGAAGAGGGAAG ccgtgcaggaggagaggcagcGGAGCAGGGAGCGCAGTGAGAACGAAGCTGAATCCACGAGCGGCGGCAGCGAGGACATGCCTGTGGAGAGGATCCTGGAAGCCGAGCTGGCAGTCGAACCCAAGACGGAGGCATACAGCGACGTGAACACGGAGAGCTCA ACCAATGACCCCGTCACCAACATCTGCCACGCTGCTGACAAGCAGCTCTTCACCCTCGTCGAGTGGGCCAAGCGCATCCCCCACTTCTCCGACCTGACCCTGGAGGACCAAGTCATCCTCCTGCGGGCAG GCTGGAATGAGCTGCTCATTGCATCCTTCTCCCATCGCTCTGTGTCGGTGCAGGATGgcatcctgctggccacaggCTTGCATGTGCACcgcagcagtgctcacagtgcAGGCGTGGGCTCCATCTTTGACAG AGTTTTGACAGAGCTGGTGTCCAAAATGAAGGACATGCAGATGGATAAGTCGGAGCTGGGGTGCCTGCGAGCCATTGTCCTCTTCAACCCAG ACGCCAAGGGCCTGTCCAGCCCCTCCGAAGTGGAGTCGCTGCGGGAAAAGGTCTACGCCACGCTGGAAGCCTACACGAAGCAGAAGTACCCCGAGCAGCCGGGGCG GTTTGCCAAACTCCTCCTGCGCCTGCCAGCACTACGGTCCATCGGGCTGAagtgcctggagcacctcttcttcTTCAAGCTGATCGGGGACACCCCCATCGACACCTTCCTCATGGAGATGCTGGAGACACCCCTGCAGGTCACTTGA
- the RXRG gene encoding retinoic acid receptor RXR-gamma isoform X1: MHKHSFLSDPLLLQQPGVDGRAEPKAPFMVESSEETGRGLEMQPGMQAPYSLEMGSFPHFYSPVHASSTSVSPSSSLSVGSTVDGHHNYLEAPTNASRALPSPMNTIGSPVNALGSPYRVIASSIGSHPVALSSSAPGMNFVTHSPQLNVLNNVSSSEDIKPLPGLPGIGNMNYPSTSPGSLAKHICAICGDRSSGKHYGVYSCEGCKGFFKRTIRKDLIYTCRDNKDCLIDKRQRNRCQYCRYQKCLAMGMKREAVQEERQRSRERSENEAESTSGGSEDMPVERILEAELAVEPKTEAYSDVNTESSTNDPVTNICHAADKQLFTLVEWAKRIPHFSDLTLEDQVILLRAGWNELLIASFSHRSVSVQDGILLATGLHVHRSSAHSAGVGSIFDRVLTELVSKMKDMQMDKSELGCLRAIVLFNPVTLLSRRQGPVQPLRSGVAAGKGLRHAGSLHEAEVPRAAGAVCQTPPAPASTTVHRAEVPGAPLLLQADRGHPHRHLPHGDAGDTPAGHLRVRSPPPYPHTAPTPPLRATRAALHPLLLFGGIVVSLYSCKSSPLTLPGGVADPLPS; encoded by the exons AAGAGACAGGACGTGGGTTGGAAATGCAGCCAGGCATGCAGGCTCCTTACTCCCTGGAGATGGGCTCCTTCCCTCACTTCT ATTCCCCTGTTCATGCCAGCTCCACGTCTGTGAGCCCATCATCCAGCCTGTCCGTGGGGAGCACGGTGGACGGACACCACAACTACCTCGAGGCCCCCACAAACGCCTCCCGGGCGCTGCCATCCCCCATGAACACCATTGGGTCTCCAGTGAACGCGTTGGGCTCACCCTACAGGGTCATCGCATCCTCCATTGGCTCGCATCCCGTTGCTCTGTCGTCCTCAGCCCCGGGCATGAATTTTGTGACCCACAGCCCACAG ctcaaTGTGCTCAACAATGTCAGCAGCTCGGAGGACATCAAGCCCTTGCCAGGTCTACCAGGGATTGGGAACATGAATTATCCATCCACAAGCCCAGGTTCTTTAGCCAAACACATCTGTGCCATCTGTGGGGACAGGTCTTCAG GGAAGCACTATGGGGTGTACAGCTGCGAGGGCTGCAAGGGCTTCTTTAAGAGGACCATCCGGAAAGACCTGATCTACACCTGCCGTGACAACAAGGACTGCCTCATCGACAAGCGCCAGCGCAACCGCTGCCAGTACTGCCGCTATCAGAAGTGCCTCGCCATGGGGATGAAGAGGGAAG ccgtgcaggaggagaggcagcGGAGCAGGGAGCGCAGTGAGAACGAAGCTGAATCCACGAGCGGCGGCAGCGAGGACATGCCTGTGGAGAGGATCCTGGAAGCCGAGCTGGCAGTCGAACCCAAGACGGAGGCATACAGCGACGTGAACACGGAGAGCTCA ACCAATGACCCCGTCACCAACATCTGCCACGCTGCTGACAAGCAGCTCTTCACCCTCGTCGAGTGGGCCAAGCGCATCCCCCACTTCTCCGACCTGACCCTGGAGGACCAAGTCATCCTCCTGCGGGCAG GCTGGAATGAGCTGCTCATTGCATCCTTCTCCCATCGCTCTGTGTCGGTGCAGGATGgcatcctgctggccacaggCTTGCATGTGCACcgcagcagtgctcacagtgcAGGCGTGGGCTCCATCTTTGACAG AGTTTTGACAGAGCTGGTGTCCAAAATGAAGGACATGCAGATGGATAAGTCGGAGCTGGGGTGCCTGCGAGCCATTGTCCTCTTCAACCCAG TGACTCTCTTGTCCAGACGCCAAGGGCCTGTCCAGCCCCTCCGAAGTGGAGTCGCTGCGGGAAAAGGTCTACGCCACGCTGGAAGCCTACACGAAGCAGAAGTACCCCGAGCAGCCGGGGCG GTTTGCCAAACTCCTCCTGCGCCTGCCAGCACTACGGTCCATCGGGCTGAagtgcctggagcacctcttcttcTTCAAGCTGATCGGGGACACCCCCATCGACACCTTCCTCATGGAGATGCTGGAGACACCCCTGCAGGTCACTTGAGGGTCCGCTCCCCCCCGCCATATCCCCACACAGCTCCCACCCCTCCTCTCCGGGCTACAAGAGCCGCCCTCCACCCTCTGCTCCTCTTTGGTGGGATTGTTGTGTCTTTGTACAGCTGTAAATCGTCCCCTCTAACCCTCCCCGGTGGGGTTGCGGACCCTCTGCCCAGCTAA
- the RXRG gene encoding retinoic acid receptor RXR-gamma isoform X2 has translation MYGNYPHFIKFPAGFGNSPVHASSTSVSPSSSLSVGSTVDGHHNYLEAPTNASRALPSPMNTIGSPVNALGSPYRVIASSIGSHPVALSSSAPGMNFVTHSPQLNVLNNVSSSEDIKPLPGLPGIGNMNYPSTSPGSLAKHICAICGDRSSGKHYGVYSCEGCKGFFKRTIRKDLIYTCRDNKDCLIDKRQRNRCQYCRYQKCLAMGMKREAVQEERQRSRERSENEAESTSGGSEDMPVERILEAELAVEPKTEAYSDVNTESSTNDPVTNICHAADKQLFTLVEWAKRIPHFSDLTLEDQVILLRAGWNELLIASFSHRSVSVQDGILLATGLHVHRSSAHSAGVGSIFDRVLTELVSKMKDMQMDKSELGCLRAIVLFNPVTLLSRRQGPVQPLRSGVAAGKGLRHAGSLHEAEVPRAAGAVCQTPPAPASTTVHRAEVPGAPLLLQADRGHPHRHLPHGDAGDTPAGHLRVRSPPPYPHTAPTPPLRATRAALHPLLLFGGIVVSLYSCKSSPLTLPGGVADPLPS, from the exons ATGTATGGGAATTATCCTCACTTCATTAAGTTTCCTGCGGGCTTCGGCA ATTCCCCTGTTCATGCCAGCTCCACGTCTGTGAGCCCATCATCCAGCCTGTCCGTGGGGAGCACGGTGGACGGACACCACAACTACCTCGAGGCCCCCACAAACGCCTCCCGGGCGCTGCCATCCCCCATGAACACCATTGGGTCTCCAGTGAACGCGTTGGGCTCACCCTACAGGGTCATCGCATCCTCCATTGGCTCGCATCCCGTTGCTCTGTCGTCCTCAGCCCCGGGCATGAATTTTGTGACCCACAGCCCACAG ctcaaTGTGCTCAACAATGTCAGCAGCTCGGAGGACATCAAGCCCTTGCCAGGTCTACCAGGGATTGGGAACATGAATTATCCATCCACAAGCCCAGGTTCTTTAGCCAAACACATCTGTGCCATCTGTGGGGACAGGTCTTCAG GGAAGCACTATGGGGTGTACAGCTGCGAGGGCTGCAAGGGCTTCTTTAAGAGGACCATCCGGAAAGACCTGATCTACACCTGCCGTGACAACAAGGACTGCCTCATCGACAAGCGCCAGCGCAACCGCTGCCAGTACTGCCGCTATCAGAAGTGCCTCGCCATGGGGATGAAGAGGGAAG ccgtgcaggaggagaggcagcGGAGCAGGGAGCGCAGTGAGAACGAAGCTGAATCCACGAGCGGCGGCAGCGAGGACATGCCTGTGGAGAGGATCCTGGAAGCCGAGCTGGCAGTCGAACCCAAGACGGAGGCATACAGCGACGTGAACACGGAGAGCTCA ACCAATGACCCCGTCACCAACATCTGCCACGCTGCTGACAAGCAGCTCTTCACCCTCGTCGAGTGGGCCAAGCGCATCCCCCACTTCTCCGACCTGACCCTGGAGGACCAAGTCATCCTCCTGCGGGCAG GCTGGAATGAGCTGCTCATTGCATCCTTCTCCCATCGCTCTGTGTCGGTGCAGGATGgcatcctgctggccacaggCTTGCATGTGCACcgcagcagtgctcacagtgcAGGCGTGGGCTCCATCTTTGACAG AGTTTTGACAGAGCTGGTGTCCAAAATGAAGGACATGCAGATGGATAAGTCGGAGCTGGGGTGCCTGCGAGCCATTGTCCTCTTCAACCCAG TGACTCTCTTGTCCAGACGCCAAGGGCCTGTCCAGCCCCTCCGAAGTGGAGTCGCTGCGGGAAAAGGTCTACGCCACGCTGGAAGCCTACACGAAGCAGAAGTACCCCGAGCAGCCGGGGCG GTTTGCCAAACTCCTCCTGCGCCTGCCAGCACTACGGTCCATCGGGCTGAagtgcctggagcacctcttcttcTTCAAGCTGATCGGGGACACCCCCATCGACACCTTCCTCATGGAGATGCTGGAGACACCCCTGCAGGTCACTTGAGGGTCCGCTCCCCCCCGCCATATCCCCACACAGCTCCCACCCCTCCTCTCCGGGCTACAAGAGCCGCCCTCCACCCTCTGCTCCTCTTTGGTGGGATTGTTGTGTCTTTGTACAGCTGTAAATCGTCCCCTCTAACCCTCCCCGGTGGGGTTGCGGACCCTCTGCCCAGCTAA
- the RXRG gene encoding retinoic acid receptor RXR-gamma — MYGNYPHFIKFPAGFGNSPVHASSTSVSPSSSLSVGSTVDGHHNYLEAPTNASRALPSPMNTIGSPVNALGSPYRVIASSIGSHPVALSSSAPGMNFVTHSPQLNVLNNVSSSEDIKPLPGLPGIGNMNYPSTSPGSLAKHICAICGDRSSGKHYGVYSCEGCKGFFKRTIRKDLIYTCRDNKDCLIDKRQRNRCQYCRYQKCLAMGMKREAVQEERQRSRERSENEAESTSGGSEDMPVERILEAELAVEPKTEAYSDVNTESSTNDPVTNICHAADKQLFTLVEWAKRIPHFSDLTLEDQVILLRAGWNELLIASFSHRSVSVQDGILLATGLHVHRSSAHSAGVGSIFDRVLTELVSKMKDMQMDKSELGCLRAIVLFNPDAKGLSSPSEVESLREKVYATLEAYTKQKYPEQPGRFAKLLLRLPALRSIGLKCLEHLFFFKLIGDTPIDTFLMEMLETPLQVT; from the exons ATGTATGGGAATTATCCTCACTTCATTAAGTTTCCTGCGGGCTTCGGCA ATTCCCCTGTTCATGCCAGCTCCACGTCTGTGAGCCCATCATCCAGCCTGTCCGTGGGGAGCACGGTGGACGGACACCACAACTACCTCGAGGCCCCCACAAACGCCTCCCGGGCGCTGCCATCCCCCATGAACACCATTGGGTCTCCAGTGAACGCGTTGGGCTCACCCTACAGGGTCATCGCATCCTCCATTGGCTCGCATCCCGTTGCTCTGTCGTCCTCAGCCCCGGGCATGAATTTTGTGACCCACAGCCCACAG ctcaaTGTGCTCAACAATGTCAGCAGCTCGGAGGACATCAAGCCCTTGCCAGGTCTACCAGGGATTGGGAACATGAATTATCCATCCACAAGCCCAGGTTCTTTAGCCAAACACATCTGTGCCATCTGTGGGGACAGGTCTTCAG GGAAGCACTATGGGGTGTACAGCTGCGAGGGCTGCAAGGGCTTCTTTAAGAGGACCATCCGGAAAGACCTGATCTACACCTGCCGTGACAACAAGGACTGCCTCATCGACAAGCGCCAGCGCAACCGCTGCCAGTACTGCCGCTATCAGAAGTGCCTCGCCATGGGGATGAAGAGGGAAG ccgtgcaggaggagaggcagcGGAGCAGGGAGCGCAGTGAGAACGAAGCTGAATCCACGAGCGGCGGCAGCGAGGACATGCCTGTGGAGAGGATCCTGGAAGCCGAGCTGGCAGTCGAACCCAAGACGGAGGCATACAGCGACGTGAACACGGAGAGCTCA ACCAATGACCCCGTCACCAACATCTGCCACGCTGCTGACAAGCAGCTCTTCACCCTCGTCGAGTGGGCCAAGCGCATCCCCCACTTCTCCGACCTGACCCTGGAGGACCAAGTCATCCTCCTGCGGGCAG GCTGGAATGAGCTGCTCATTGCATCCTTCTCCCATCGCTCTGTGTCGGTGCAGGATGgcatcctgctggccacaggCTTGCATGTGCACcgcagcagtgctcacagtgcAGGCGTGGGCTCCATCTTTGACAG AGTTTTGACAGAGCTGGTGTCCAAAATGAAGGACATGCAGATGGATAAGTCGGAGCTGGGGTGCCTGCGAGCCATTGTCCTCTTCAACCCAG ACGCCAAGGGCCTGTCCAGCCCCTCCGAAGTGGAGTCGCTGCGGGAAAAGGTCTACGCCACGCTGGAAGCCTACACGAAGCAGAAGTACCCCGAGCAGCCGGGGCG GTTTGCCAAACTCCTCCTGCGCCTGCCAGCACTACGGTCCATCGGGCTGAagtgcctggagcacctcttcttcTTCAAGCTGATCGGGGACACCCCCATCGACACCTTCCTCATGGAGATGCTGGAGACACCCCTGCAGGTCACTTGA